The following are from one region of the Myxocyprinus asiaticus isolate MX2 ecotype Aquarium Trade chromosome 2, UBuf_Myxa_2, whole genome shotgun sequence genome:
- the ccdc96 gene encoding coiled-coil domain-containing protein 96 isoform X1: protein MEEGSEETENNTLVENTKTSEDPTQVASAQIGEEEPESALHIISEAFENDVEEQSCPQDMSITHIGESSGPAEIESGQSMVTEEDVGPEPLIIETMEDTEGPEIEHLIEELESGEGILTAEEEEEENRSPVSNPCMPEKVRSSPPGESLVPAEKEEVGFNITFEEQMDLLHELQAEHDNLSKLNGQLQNKIAEHLSKKTADDEHPKMAKEISVQEQYQECMDLMEDLKLQHHRRSELYQQQTVELHQQSQEKLNQVKQELRLFATLKHEVALTALTGKVGKRAALAKLEQLHAEEQKQEDELAYVRLNNIKLKNKICKYEAALHSKQELADGLLLMDFEQLKTENQTFKAKYKERREELLRLKKKVACSVQGISHVKEKLNFLQMENEAKRTHLAEAEALVAHKRDVLTRTRQARDSLRTDNLKLQQRCGLLGNTTMLRDFEEKVDTSEFLQHRLEMLKRRHAELILKCAGVKQKIEQSKPEYK, encoded by the exons ATGGAAGAGGGATCAGAAGAAACAGAAAATAACACACTGGTGGAAAACACTAAAACGTCTGAGGATCCAACTCAGGTAGCGAGTGCTCAGATCGGAGAGGAAGAACCTGAAAGTGCACTTCATATTATCTCAGAAGCTTTTGAGAATGATGTGGAAGAGCAGAGCTGCCCACAAGACATGTCCATAACACACATTGGTGAGTCAAGTGGACCAGCTGAAATAGAGTCTGGGCAATCTATGGTAACAGAGGAAGATGTTGGGCCAGAACCCCTAATAATTGAGACCATGGAGGACACTGAGGGTCCTGAAATAGAACATCTAATTGAAGAACTTGAGTCAGGTGAGGGCATCCTGACAgctgaggaagaggaagaagaaaacAGATCTCCAGTGTCCAACCCATGCATGCCAGAGAAAGTGAGGTCCAGCCCTCCCGGCGAATCATTGGTGCCTGCAGAAAAGGAGGAGGTTGGCTTCAACATTACCTTTGAGGAACAAATGGACCTACTACATGAACTGCAGGCAGAGCATGACAATCTCAGCAAGCTAAACGGTCAGCTGCAGAACAAAATAGCAGAACACCTCAGTAAGAAGACAGCTGATGATGAACACCCCAAAATGGCAAAAGAGATCTCAGTCCAGGAGCAGTACCAAGAGTGCATGGATCTCATGGAGGACCTGAAATTGCAGCATCACCGTAGGTCAGAACTTTACCAACAGCAGACTGTAGAGCTGCACCAGCAAAGCCAAGAGAAACTGAACCAGGTGAAACAAGAGTTGCGATTATTTGCCACACTGAAACATGAAGTTGCCTTGACAGCACTGACTGGTAAAGTGGGCAAGCGGGCAGCACTAGCCAAGTTGGAGCAGCTACATGCAGAGGAACAGAAGCAGGAAGATGAGCTGGCATATGTGCGTCTGAACAACATCAAGCTCAagaacaaaatatgcaaataTGAGGCTGCGCTTCATTCCAAACAGGAATTAGCTGATGGCTTGCTCCTGATGGATTTTGAGCAGCTCAAGACAGAGAATCAGACATTTAAAGCAAAATATAAGGAGCGCAGGGAGGAGCTTCTTAGGTTAAAAAAGAAGGTTGCCTGCTCTGTGCAG GGCATTAGCCATGTGAAAGAGAAGCTGAATTTTCTTCAGATGGAGAATGAGGCCAAACGCACTCATCTGGCAGAGGCAGAAGCATTGGTGGCTCATAAACGTGACGTGCTGACTCGCACCCGACAGGCTCGTGACAGTCTGCGTACAGATAACCTTAAGCTGCAACAGCGCTGTGGCCTGCTGGGGAACACCACAATGCTTCGAGACTTTGAGGAGAAGGTGGACACATCTGAATTCCTGCAGCATAGACTAGAGATGCTAAAGAGACGCCACGCTGAACTCATACTTAAGTGTGCTGGTGTGAAGCAGAAGATAGAGCAAAGCAAACCAGAGTACAAATga
- the ccdc96 gene encoding coiled-coil domain-containing protein 96 isoform X2 produces MEEGSEETENNTLVENTKTSEDPTQVASAQIGEEEPESALHIISEAFENDVEEQSCPQDMSITHIGESSGPAEIESGQSMVTEEDVGPEPLIIETMEDTEGPEIEHLIEELESGEGILTAEEEEEENRSPVSNPCMPEKVRSSPPGESLVPAEKEEVGFNITFEEQMDLLHELQAEHDNLSKLNGQLQNKIAEHLSKKTADDEHPKMAKEISVQEQYQECMDLMEDLKLQHHRRSELYQQQTVELHQQSQEKLNQVKQELRLFATLKHEVALTALTGKVGKRAALAKLEQLHAEEQKQEDELAYGISHVKEKLNFLQMENEAKRTHLAEAEALVAHKRDVLTRTRQARDSLRTDNLKLQQRCGLLGNTTMLRDFEEKVDTSEFLQHRLEMLKRRHAELILKCAGVKQKIEQSKPEYK; encoded by the exons ATGGAAGAGGGATCAGAAGAAACAGAAAATAACACACTGGTGGAAAACACTAAAACGTCTGAGGATCCAACTCAGGTAGCGAGTGCTCAGATCGGAGAGGAAGAACCTGAAAGTGCACTTCATATTATCTCAGAAGCTTTTGAGAATGATGTGGAAGAGCAGAGCTGCCCACAAGACATGTCCATAACACACATTGGTGAGTCAAGTGGACCAGCTGAAATAGAGTCTGGGCAATCTATGGTAACAGAGGAAGATGTTGGGCCAGAACCCCTAATAATTGAGACCATGGAGGACACTGAGGGTCCTGAAATAGAACATCTAATTGAAGAACTTGAGTCAGGTGAGGGCATCCTGACAgctgaggaagaggaagaagaaaacAGATCTCCAGTGTCCAACCCATGCATGCCAGAGAAAGTGAGGTCCAGCCCTCCCGGCGAATCATTGGTGCCTGCAGAAAAGGAGGAGGTTGGCTTCAACATTACCTTTGAGGAACAAATGGACCTACTACATGAACTGCAGGCAGAGCATGACAATCTCAGCAAGCTAAACGGTCAGCTGCAGAACAAAATAGCAGAACACCTCAGTAAGAAGACAGCTGATGATGAACACCCCAAAATGGCAAAAGAGATCTCAGTCCAGGAGCAGTACCAAGAGTGCATGGATCTCATGGAGGACCTGAAATTGCAGCATCACCGTAGGTCAGAACTTTACCAACAGCAGACTGTAGAGCTGCACCAGCAAAGCCAAGAGAAACTGAACCAGGTGAAACAAGAGTTGCGATTATTTGCCACACTGAAACATGAAGTTGCCTTGACAGCACTGACTGGTAAAGTGGGCAAGCGGGCAGCACTAGCCAAGTTGGAGCAGCTACATGCAGAGGAACAGAAGCAGGAAGATGAGCTGGCATAT GGCATTAGCCATGTGAAAGAGAAGCTGAATTTTCTTCAGATGGAGAATGAGGCCAAACGCACTCATCTGGCAGAGGCAGAAGCATTGGTGGCTCATAAACGTGACGTGCTGACTCGCACCCGACAGGCTCGTGACAGTCTGCGTACAGATAACCTTAAGCTGCAACAGCGCTGTGGCCTGCTGGGGAACACCACAATGCTTCGAGACTTTGAGGAGAAGGTGGACACATCTGAATTCCTGCAGCATAGACTAGAGATGCTAAAGAGACGCCACGCTGAACTCATACTTAAGTGTGCTGGTGTGAAGCAGAAGATAGAGCAAAGCAAACCAGAGTACAAATga
- the LOC127409797 gene encoding transcriptional adapter 2-beta-like isoform X1 encodes MADLGKKYCVNCLADVTNLRIRCAECQDIELCPECFSAGAEIGNHRRWHGYQQVDGGRFSLWGPDAEGGWTSREEQSLLDAIEQYGFGNWEDMAAHVGASRTPQEVMDHYVCMYIHGNLGKACIPDSIPNRVTDHTCPSGGPLSPSLTTPLPPLDISVAEQQQLGYMPLRDDYEIEYDQEAEKLISGLSVNYDDEEIEIEMKRAHVDMYVRKLRERQRRKNIARDYNLVPAFLGRDKKDKERERPVGAGAVGGVGGVVGSGGGATIIPTGSLSSSVTATPKRKITKEEKEQRIKLCALCQFMPHREFEEFFDSMHKERMLRAKVRELQRYRRNGITRLDESVEYEAARHKREKRKENKSVTGSKRGSSGGGGASGLGGGVGAGGWVVGGGGVSAIKEEGKDSEFSAIENLSGFSLLSDREKVLCNSMNLSPTRYLTVKTIIIKDHLQKRQGIPSKSRLPSYLDKVLKKRILNFLSESGWISREAS; translated from the exons ATGGCCGACCTAGGCAAGAAGTACTGCGTGAACTGCCTGGCAGATGTTACGAATTTGCGGATTCGCTGTGCCGAATGCCAAGATATTGAACTTTGCCCGGAGTGCTTCTCCGCGGGCGCCGAAATCGGCAACCACAGGCGATGGCATGGCTATCAGCAAGTTGACGGCGGGCGTTTTTCGCTCTGGGGTCCCGACGCAGAGGGAGGATGGACTAGCAGGGAAGAGCAGTCGCTGCTCGATGCCATCGAGCAATATGGATTTGGTAACTGG GAGGATATGGCTGCCCATGTTGGTGCATCACGCACCCCTCAGGAGGTCATGGATCATTATGTTTGCATGTATATCCATGGGAATCTGGGCAAAGCCTGCATCCCTGACAGCATCCCTAACCGTGTGACAGACCATACTTGCCCTAGTGGAGGTCCATTGTCCCCTAGTTTGACCACCCCATTGCCCCCCCTTGATATATCTGTGGCCGAGCAGCAGCAGCTTGGATACATGCCACTTCGTGATGACTACGAGATTGAATATGACCAGGAGGCGGAAAAGCTCATCAGTGGCTTGTCTGTGAACTATGATGATGAAGAAATAGAGATCGAGATGAAGCGAGCCCATGTGGACATGTACGTGCGTAAGCTACGTGAGCGTCAGCGACGCAAAAACATTGCTCGTGACTACAATCTAGTGCCAGCCTTTCTGGGCCGGGACAAAAAAGATAAAGAACGAGAGCGGCCAGTTGGGGCAGGAGCAGTGGGAGGGGTGGGTGGAGTCGTTGGATCGGGAGGAGGTGCCACAATTATTCCGACagggtctctgagctcctctgtgACAGCAACCCCAAAACGTAAAATCACCAAGGAAGAGAAGGAGCAGCGGATTAAACTGTGTGCCCTCTGCCAGTTTATGCCACATCGTGAGTTTGAAGAATTCTTTGATAGCATGCACAAAGAGCGCATGCTGCGTGCAAAGGTTCGGGAGCTTCAGCGCTATCGCCGGAACGGTATCACGAGACTTGACGAGTCAGTCGAGTACGAGGCGGCACGTCACAAACGGGAAAAACGGAAAGAGAACAAAAGTGTAACTGGTTCAAAGAGAGGTAGTAGCGGTGGAGGAGGAGCATCCGGGCTGGGAGGAGGGGTCGGAGCAGGGGGTTGGGTTGTCGGAGGTGGAGGAGTCAGTGCCATCAAAGAGGAGGGGAAGGACAGTGAGTTTTCAGCCATTGAGAACTTGTCTGGATTCAGCTTGCTTTCAGATCGGGAGAAGGTACTGTGCAATTCAATGAACCTTAGTCCCACACGTTATCTGACTGTCAAGACTATCATCATCAAGGATCACCTACAGAAAAGGCAGGGCATTCCCTCCAAAAGCCGCCTACCCAGCTACTTGGACAAGGTGCTGAAAAAACGTATCCTGAATTTCCTGTCAGAGAGTGGCTGGATATCAAGAGAAGCCTCCTAA
- the LOC127409797 gene encoding transcriptional adapter 2-beta-like isoform X2 yields MAISKLTAGVFRSGVPTQREDGLAGKSSRCSMPSSNMDLEDMAAHVGASRTPQEVMDHYVCMYIHGNLGKACIPDSIPNRVTDHTCPSGGPLSPSLTTPLPPLDISVAEQQQLGYMPLRDDYEIEYDQEAEKLISGLSVNYDDEEIEIEMKRAHVDMYVRKLRERQRRKNIARDYNLVPAFLGRDKKDKERERPVGAGAVGGVGGVVGSGGGATIIPTGSLSSSVTATPKRKITKEEKEQRIKLCALCQFMPHREFEEFFDSMHKERMLRAKVRELQRYRRNGITRLDESVEYEAARHKREKRKENKSVTGSKRGSSGGGGASGLGGGVGAGGWVVGGGGVSAIKEEGKDSEFSAIENLSGFSLLSDREKVLCNSMNLSPTRYLTVKTIIIKDHLQKRQGIPSKSRLPSYLDKVLKKRILNFLSESGWISREAS; encoded by the exons ATGGCTATCAGCAAGTTGACGGCGGGCGTTTTTCGCTCTGGGGTCCCGACGCAGAGGGAGGATGGACTAGCAGGGAAGAGCAGTCGCTGCTCGATGCCATCGAGCAATATGGATTTG GAGGATATGGCTGCCCATGTTGGTGCATCACGCACCCCTCAGGAGGTCATGGATCATTATGTTTGCATGTATATCCATGGGAATCTGGGCAAAGCCTGCATCCCTGACAGCATCCCTAACCGTGTGACAGACCATACTTGCCCTAGTGGAGGTCCATTGTCCCCTAGTTTGACCACCCCATTGCCCCCCCTTGATATATCTGTGGCCGAGCAGCAGCAGCTTGGATACATGCCACTTCGTGATGACTACGAGATTGAATATGACCAGGAGGCGGAAAAGCTCATCAGTGGCTTGTCTGTGAACTATGATGATGAAGAAATAGAGATCGAGATGAAGCGAGCCCATGTGGACATGTACGTGCGTAAGCTACGTGAGCGTCAGCGACGCAAAAACATTGCTCGTGACTACAATCTAGTGCCAGCCTTTCTGGGCCGGGACAAAAAAGATAAAGAACGAGAGCGGCCAGTTGGGGCAGGAGCAGTGGGAGGGGTGGGTGGAGTCGTTGGATCGGGAGGAGGTGCCACAATTATTCCGACagggtctctgagctcctctgtgACAGCAACCCCAAAACGTAAAATCACCAAGGAAGAGAAGGAGCAGCGGATTAAACTGTGTGCCCTCTGCCAGTTTATGCCACATCGTGAGTTTGAAGAATTCTTTGATAGCATGCACAAAGAGCGCATGCTGCGTGCAAAGGTTCGGGAGCTTCAGCGCTATCGCCGGAACGGTATCACGAGACTTGACGAGTCAGTCGAGTACGAGGCGGCACGTCACAAACGGGAAAAACGGAAAGAGAACAAAAGTGTAACTGGTTCAAAGAGAGGTAGTAGCGGTGGAGGAGGAGCATCCGGGCTGGGAGGAGGGGTCGGAGCAGGGGGTTGGGTTGTCGGAGGTGGAGGAGTCAGTGCCATCAAAGAGGAGGGGAAGGACAGTGAGTTTTCAGCCATTGAGAACTTGTCTGGATTCAGCTTGCTTTCAGATCGGGAGAAGGTACTGTGCAATTCAATGAACCTTAGTCCCACACGTTATCTGACTGTCAAGACTATCATCATCAAGGATCACCTACAGAAAAGGCAGGGCATTCCCTCCAAAAGCCGCCTACCCAGCTACTTGGACAAGGTGCTGAAAAAACGTATCCTGAATTTCCTGTCAGAGAGTGGCTGGATATCAAGAGAAGCCTCCTAA
- the LOC127409823 gene encoding grpE protein homolog 1, mitochondrial-like, with translation MANWCVRAVRQSYTIIASPTLVRATPRLLCTAAQQKSSGIGTEQENGAQKPEPSEAEKALTEEKTQLEEQLKDVTDRYKRALADTENLRQRSQKMIDDAKLYGIQGFCKDLLEVADILEKATESVPKSEVTAANPHLKNLYDGLVMTEVQIRKVFSKHGLIKLNPDGQKFDPYEHEAVFHAPVDGKEPGTIAMVTKVGYKLHGRTLRPALVGVVKAP, from the exons ATGGCGAACTGGTGTGTACGTGCGGTCAGACAGAGCTATACTATTATAGCATCCCCTACACTTGTAAG GGCTACCCCACGTCTCCTTTGTACAGCAGCACAACAGAAAAGTTCAGGGATTGGAACTGAACAGGAGAATGGGGCTCAGAAGCCAGAGCCCAGTGAGGCAGAAAAAGCCTTGACAGAAGAAAAGACACAACTGGAAGAACAGCTGAAAGATGTTACG GATAGATACAAGCGGGCACTAGCAGACACAGAGAACCTTAGGCAACGGAGTCAAAAGATGATTGACGATGCTAAACTATATG GAATCCAGGGCTTCTGCAAAGATCTGTTAGAAGTAGCAGACATCTTGGAGAAGGCAACAGAAAGTGTACCTAAATCAGAAGTAACGGCTGCAAATCCTCACCTGAAAAATCTATATGATGGCCTTGTAATGACTGAGGTGCAGATCCGAAAGGTCTTCAGCAAACATGGTCTTATTAAGCTTAACCCTGATGGTCAGAAATTTGATCCTTATGAGCATGAGGCTGTCTTTCATGCACCTGTGGATGGAAAGGAGCCAGGTACCATAGCCATGGTTACTAAAGTGGGCTACAAGCTGCATGGGCGCACCCTGCGGCCAGCTCTGGTGGGTGTGGTCAAAGCCCCCTAA